The uncultured Fusobacterium sp. genome includes a window with the following:
- a CDS encoding YgiQ family radical SAM protein, translating to MYLPTTIEEVKKLGWEELDIILISGDTYIDSSYNGSAVIGKWLLKHGFKVGIIAQPDINSEIDIKRLGVPKLYWAVSGGCVDSMVANYTATKKRRKQDDFTPGGENTKRPDRAVIAYTNLIKRYFKNYEIPIVISGIESSLRRITHYDYWSNSLRRPLIFDAKADILSYGMGEKSMLALARALKGGREWRGIRGLCYISKDKNENYIELPSYEECVADKFKFIDAFNRFYVNCDPITAKGLYQKCGDRYLIQNPPSENFTSEELDEIYSMNFERDIHPYYKQMGEVRALDTIKNSVTTHRGCYGECNFCAIAIHQGRTVISRSEDSIINEVKTLASVPKFKGYISDVGGPTANMYQVECAKKLKLGACQDRRCLYPQKCPALKIDHNKQIELLKKLKKIDKIKKIFIASGIRYDMILDDKRCGQLYLEEIVKDHVSGQMKIAPEHTEDKVLSLMGKQGKSLLKEFKERFYKINEKYGLKQFLTYYLIAAHPGCNEKDMLDLKRFASAELKVNPEQVQIFTPTPSTYSTLMYYTEINPFTMKKMFVEKDNGKKQKQKDIVIPQEKSIKSKSGNKNIGNEKQSSLKQVKKNFNNKERKR from the coding sequence ATGTATTTACCTACTACGATAGAAGAGGTAAAAAAATTAGGTTGGGAAGAGTTAGATATAATTTTAATATCTGGAGATACATATATAGATAGTTCATATAATGGTAGTGCTGTAATTGGAAAATGGTTATTAAAACATGGATTTAAAGTAGGTATTATAGCTCAACCAGATATAAATAGTGAAATAGATATTAAAAGATTAGGAGTTCCTAAATTGTATTGGGCTGTTTCAGGTGGTTGTGTAGACTCTATGGTAGCAAATTATACAGCTACTAAAAAAAGAAGAAAACAAGATGACTTTACTCCTGGTGGAGAAAATACAAAAAGACCAGATAGAGCAGTAATTGCTTACACCAACCTTATAAAAAGATATTTTAAAAACTATGAAATTCCAATTGTAATTAGTGGAATAGAATCAAGTTTAAGAAGAATAACTCATTATGATTATTGGAGTAATTCTTTAAGAAGACCTTTAATATTTGATGCTAAGGCAGATATTTTATCTTATGGTATGGGAGAAAAATCTATGTTAGCACTAGCTAGAGCTTTAAAAGGTGGTAGAGAGTGGAGAGGAATAAGAGGGCTTTGTTATATTTCTAAAGATAAGAATGAAAATTATATAGAACTTCCTTCTTATGAAGAGTGTGTAGCTGATAAGTTTAAATTTATAGATGCATTTAATAGATTTTATGTAAACTGTGATCCTATAACTGCTAAAGGATTATATCAAAAATGTGGAGATAGATATCTGATTCAAAATCCTCCAAGTGAGAATTTTACATCTGAAGAGTTAGATGAAATATATTCTATGAATTTTGAAAGAGATATACATCCATATTATAAACAGATGGGAGAGGTAAGAGCATTAGATACAATTAAAAATTCTGTAACTACTCATAGAGGGTGTTATGGAGAGTGTAATTTCTGTGCAATTGCTATTCATCAAGGGCGTACAGTTATTTCAAGAAGTGAGGATTCGATAATTAATGAAGTTAAAACTCTTGCTTCAGTTCCAAAGTTTAAAGGGTATATTTCAGATGTAGGTGGACCTACTGCTAATATGTATCAAGTTGAGTGTGCAAAAAAATTGAAGTTAGGAGCTTGCCAAGATAGAAGATGTCTATATCCTCAAAAATGTCCTGCTTTAAAGATTGATCATAATAAACAAATTGAATTGTTGAAAAAATTAAAGAAAATTGATAAAATAAAGAAGATTTTTATTGCATCTGGAATAAGATATGATATGATTTTAGATGATAAGAGATGTGGGCAACTATACTTAGAAGAGATTGTAAAAGATCATGTATCTGGACAGATGAAAATAGCTCCAGAACATACAGAAGATAAAGTTTTATCTCTTATGGGAAAACAAGGAAAATCTCTGTTAAAAGAGTTTAAAGAGAGATTTTATAAGATAAATGAAAAGTATGGATTAAAACAATTTTTAACTTATTATCTTATAGCTGCTCATCCAGGATGTAATGAAAAGGATATGTTAGATCTTAAGAGATTTGCTTCTGCAGAGTTAAAAGTAAATCCTGAACAGGTACAAATATTTACTCCAACTCCATCAACATATTCAACTTTAATGTATTACACAGAGATAAATCCGTTTACGATGAAAAAGATGTTTGTTGAAAAAGATAATGGGAAAAAACAGAAACAAAAAGATATAGTTATTCCACAGGAAAAAAGTATAAAAAGTAAAAGTGGAAATAAAAATATAGGAAATGAAAAACAATCGAGTTTAAAACAAGTAAAGAAAAATTTTAATAATAAAGAGAGAAAGAGATAA